The genomic segment GTTATCATAGATTGAACAAGAGGTTCCATCATGTTAAATGCTATAAAAAACATAACGACACCGACAACAAAAATTGTGCTTGAAGCTGTAAGCCCCATAATCAAAAAAGAGCCTATAAAGAGAACTATTGAGAGTAGAAATATCTCTTTTGGTTTGTTGTACTTCTCGCCAAATACGGCAGCAGGCCCCATAGCAACAAGACCAAAAAGCATAGCAGGAAGATAAGCCATATAGAGATCAGACTTCTCCCAAGCAAACGTCTCGCTTGTTAATATAATAGGAATAAGAACAAAAGCGATGGTCATAAGACCTTTTTGCATTGCATTGATGACTATCATATTTAAAAGGTTCGGGTCTTTTAGGATGTCAGAGGTCTTTGACGTTGCATGGTAAGTGTGCTTAATCTTTGGAGGAGTAGGAACTTTTGTAAAGAGAAGTATAATTGCCAAAACAGCAAAAACAGCAGTAAGAATAAAAAGAAACTCAACACCGTAAGAGGCACCAAGAACAGGTCCAAGCCCCATAGCAAGAGCAAAACTAAGAGCGATAGAAGCTCCCATGATCGCCATAGCTTTACCGCGGATCTCCTCTTCGACCAGATCCGAGATCATCGCAGTAATAACCGAGCCTATCGCTCCTGCACCCTGAAGAAATCGCCCTATCATAAGTGTATATATATTGTCAGAGTACGCACAAATGATCGAGCCGATCAAAAATACTATAAGACCAAAGAGCAGAGTCGGTTTTCTGCCTATCTTGTCACTCATTGTTCCAAACGGTACCTGAAAAATTGCCTGAGTCAACGCATAACCACCGACAACTATACCAACAAGAAGAGGAGTTGAACCCTCAAGCTCAAGTGCATAAATCGAAATGACTGGTAAAACTAAGAAGAGACCTAAAAACCTTAGAGAGAGAATCGCGGAGAGGGGAAATACTTTTTTAAACATTATCTACCTTAAATATTATATAATGGCGTAATTATATTGAAAAGATTGTTTACACAAACTTTTTAAATCAAAAAAACTTATATTTAAAGTAATGTTTAAAGTAATTTGTAAGGATGTTATGTGAAGTTGGTACTGGCTACTTCCAATAAGGGGAAAGTAAGAGAGATAAAAGCGCTCTACAAGGATTTTGAGGTAGTTCCTTACAGCGAACTGATCGATGAGTTCGAGATAGTCGAAGACGGCAAGGATTTTAAAGAGAACGCTCTTATAAAAGCCAGAGCCGTTTTTAAAGCTCTGGATGATGAAGATGTAATAGTCTTAGCGGATGACAGCGGAATCAGTGTCGATGTTCTCGGTGGAAAACCTGGGATTTACAGTGCAAGATATGCAGGGGCTGATGCAACCGATAAAGATAATCTCTATAAGTTAATAGAGGCTATAAAAACAAAGGGCTTTGATAGTTCGCCTGCACACTATACGGCAGCCATAGCGATAGTAACCAAAGACGGTGAATATTCGGTTCACGGCTGGATGTATGGAGAGGCAATGGCAAAAGCAGTGGGAGATGGAGGGTTTGGATATGACCCTATGTTTATTCCACTCGGATATGATAAGACCTTAGGCGAGCTGGATGATGAGACAAAAAAGAGCATCTCTCACCGTGCAAAAGCACTAAGTTTGGCAAAAGTAATTCTACAGACTCTGTAGAGTTTATAGAACTTTCAGACTTAGTCTATAGAGAGCATCTTCCATTTTAGTTAAAAGAGTCTCTAGTTTAGAGTTGTATATAAGTAAAGTACGCATCTAGTTCCCCTATAAATTATAACCCCCAATAAGCAAATATTATTCCAGAGTCATTATAGGGTTGAGATTAGTTGAACATCAGCAGTAGAAAAACCCCGAAAACTATTCTATAAACTCCAAAAGAGACAAAAGTGAATTTTTCCAAAAATTTTAAAAAGAGTTTTATTGTGAGGTATGCTACGATAAAAGATGTTACAAACCCAACGGCTAAAACGGTGAGGTTCGCTTCTGTAAAATCTTGGTAATATTTTAGCATATCATAAGCTGCAACGGCACCCATGACTGGAAAAGCAAGCAAAAAGCTAAACTCCGCGCTCGCTTTTCTGCTAAGGCCGACAAGAAGCGCACCGATTATGGTTGAGCCTGCCCTGCTTGTTCCGGGAATAAGTGCAAAGACCTGAGCTATACCTATTATCAGGGAGTGTTTGAGCGTCACCTCTTCTACATCATGGATCGTCTGTTTGTCTTCATGTACGAAAAATTTCTCTACGATCAAAAATATCACTCCGCCTACTATAAACATAATAGCGACTATATTTATGCTAAAGAGCTCTTTTATCTGGGATGAGAAGATAAAGCCAATGATAGCCAATGGCAAAAAAGCTATAAAAACCTTCGTCCAGAGATCAATCTTTTTGATCGTGAATTTATCTTTGTAGTTAAATATTACTGCCAATATTGCCGAGAATTGGATGATGACTTCATACGCCTTGTTTACAGCATTTTGCTCAATGCCTAAAAACTCACTGGCAACTATTAGATGTCCCGTAGAAGAGATCGGCAAAAACTCTGTAAAGCCCTCAATTATGCCTAAAATTATCGAATCGTATATTGTCATAAAAGCCTTTGCCTGATGAGAAATTTGGAAACTTTGCTGCAATTCTAGCATAAAATTAGAGATGCCCTAAAGTGAGTCTTTAAGTTATTTGGATATAATGCGGGGATTTAAATCATAATCCATTTAGGAACTTTTATATGTTACTTTTTACTCCCGGACCGACCCCGGTACCTCAAAATGTTCGTAATGCAATGAGTGATGAGACGATGCACCATCGTACTCCTGAATTTGAGGCTATTTTTGAAAAAACAAGAAAATATCTTTTTAATCTTTTTGGGAGTGATGAGGTTGTAATGCTTGCATCCAGCGGAACCGGTGCAATGGAAGCCGCTATTATAAACTTATGCCGCAACACGCTCCTAAATGTGAACTCCGGAAAATTCGGAGAGAGATTCGGCAAGATCGCCGTTGCTCATGGACTTGGCAGTGTAGAGATCAAAAACGAGTGGGATACTCCGGTAAGTGTGGAAGCAGTTGTTGAGGCTGTTAAGGCCAACTCGGATATCGATGCGATCGCAGTTCAGATAAGCGAATCGGCAGGCGGTCTTCGCCATCCTGTTGAGTCTATCGCAAAAGCTGTAAAAGAGATCAATCCAAATATTATGATCATAGCTGACGGTATCACTGCCGTAGGTGTAGAAGCGATTGATGTGACAAATATAGACTCTCTTATTGCAGGAAGCCAAAAAGCGCTTATGCTTCCTCCGGGACTTGCAATTTTAGGGCTTAGCAATGCTGCGATCGAGAAGATCGGCACAGGCAAAGGATACTACTTCAACCTTGCAACCGAGATAAAGTCTCAAAGAAAGAACACAACTGCATGGACTGCGGCTACTACTCTTACTATCGGTCTTTTAGAGATACTTGAGACGATCGAAAAGAGAGGCGGTTTAGAGAAGCTCTACGAAGAGACAGAAAGAAGAGCAGATGCTGTTAAATCTGCTCTTGAAGTTTTAGGGCTTCATATATACCCTAAAACTCCGGCACTCTCTATGACTACGATAGATGATGAAGAGGCATCTCAGATCAGAAAGATCTTAAAAACTGATTTTGATGTCAATGTCGCAGGCGGACAGGATCATCTAAACGGCAAGATATTCCGTATAAACCAGATGGGTCTGATCGCTCCGTATGAGATGGCGTGGGTAGTAAACTCTGTAGAGCTGGCTTTGGCAAAACTTGGGCGCAGAGCTTATGACGGCGCTGCAAACAGAGTGTTTAACGAAAAATATTTCAAAGTAGGTATGTAGATGATTTTAGAGCATGAGATTCCTAGCGGTTCAAAACTCTACTTCGGCAACAGTGCTAAGATAAAAAGAGAGATAGAAAAAGTTGCTAGCGATATCTTGTACTCTAAAGGGTTTGAAGAGATAGTCACTCCGATATTCTCATACCATCAGCATAAAAGCATTGCGGATGAGAGAGAGCTTATCAAGGTAAACGATGAGAACAACAACTCCATCTCCCTTAGAGCGGACTCTACCATAGATGTTGTGCGAATCATAGAGAAGAGACTCGGACGCAATACTGAACATAAAAAATGGTTCTATATCCAGAGCGTTTTTCGCTATCCGACGGATGAGCAGTACCAGATAGGTGTCGAGTTTATGGGCGAGAGCAAGCTCTCATCGGTTCTGAATATAGCGGTAGATATTTTTGATGCACTTGAAGTTAAGCCACTTGTTCAGATATCAAATATGATGATACCAAAACTATTGGTCTCAATGTTTGATGAGCTCACACTTGAAGATTTTCGTCATCTCAATATAGAGAAGTTTTTAGACTTGAAAGTTGACTGGGTAGATAAACTTGTCTATCTTCAGCATGAGCATCAGGTGGATGAACTGCTTGATATGGTTCCACAGGAGATAAAGGCAGAGCTTTTGAAGATGAAAAATCTCTGCGATGCGATTTCATGTAAAAACAGTGTTTTGGCACCGATGTACTATGCGAAGATGCTCTACTATGATGAGCTCTTCTTTAGAGTAATAGATAAGAACGAGGTCTTTGCCAGAGGCGGAAGATATAAAAATTCAGAGCTTAGTTCTGTGGGTTTTGCGATCTATACAGATGTATTAATAGAAACAAAAGCGAAGTAAAAGAGGAAAAATGAAAGCGGATTTAATAGTTGGTATACAGTGGGGCGATGAGGGAAAAGGCAAGATAGTAGACAGGCTTGCATGTGAGTATGATATGGTCTGCAGAAGCCAAGGCGGTCATAATGCAGGACATACTATCTGGGTTGACGGGACAAGATATGCTCTTCACCTTATTCCTTCAGGCGTACTCAACCCGAAGGCCATCAATGTAATAGGAAACGGAGTTGTTTTGTCTCCGGAGTCTATTATCAAAGAGATGGAGCAGTTTGAGGCTCTGGAGGGAAGACTCTTTATCTCCGATAAAGCTCATCTAAACCTTTCATATCACGCTATGATAGATCAGGCTAGAGAGAAGTTAAAAGGCGAGAAAGCAATAGGAACTACGGGTAAGGGAATCGGGCCTGCTTATTCAGACAAGATCAACCGTATAGGGGTCAGAGTCGGCGAGCTTCTAAATCCTGAAAAACTATGCTCTTCTATCATGAGCTATTTTGAACAAAACAGAGAGATATTCAATATCTTGAAGATCCAGACACCAAATGAATCAGAGCTTTTAAATGAGCTTGAGGGGTATAAGGCTAAACTTGCTCCTTTTATAACAGATACAACACAGATGATCTGGAGAGCGCTTGATGAAGAGAACAAAAGAGTTCTTCTGGAGGGTGCACAGGGAACTATGCTAGACATCGATCACGGAACTTACCCGTATGTAACTTCAAGTTCAACCGTAAGTGCGGGAGCATGTACGGGTCTTGGGATCAACGCTAAAGATATAGGCAAAGTGACAGGCATAGTAAAAGCGTACTGTACACGTGTAGGAAACGGTCCTTTCCCAAGTGAAGATCTGGGTGAAGACGGCAAAAGACTCGGCAAGCAGGGGCACGAATTTGGAACAACTACGGGACGTGCAAGAAGATGCGGCTGGTTTGATGCTGTTGCATGCAGATACGCAAGCCGCCTAAACGGCTGTGATGAGCTTGCACTTATGAAGCTTGACGTTCTTGACGGGTTTGAAGAGGTTAAGATCTGTGTCGCATACGAACTTGACGGCGTAGAGATAGACTATCTTCCTCAAAATCTGGATGACGTAAAACCTATTTACAGATCTTTTAAGGGCTGGGAGAAATCCGTAGGGGCTAGAAGATTTGAAGATCTTCCGCAAGAGGCGCAAGAGTATGTTAAAGTTATAGAAGAGATTACAAAAACAAAAGTAGGTATAATTTCTACATCTCCTGAGAGAGAAGACACTATAATTTTATAAAATAAAGTTAAGGATATGCCTTGAAAACACGCTTTACTCCATTGGTTAAATTTAAAAAGAACACAATGCAAAAGAGTGAACAGTTTTTACAAAAAGCAAACGGCAACTTGAACAGTGCGTCAATGGCTCTTGAGTTGTCCTATAGATCTTTAAAAGATGTAGAACCTCCAAAAAGCGGTAAGATGGGTGAGATGCTTGCTTCAAGAGTACTGCTTGATTCCCAAAGAGAGTTGATAAACCATAACAAAGAGTGGGTCAGTTTTGCTTCCAATCAGGTTGAGCAGGCAAAAAAACAGCTAAAAGCCGATATGCTAGAGCATGAAAAGTTTCAATATCTTGAGTTTGAAGAGATAAAACAGGAGATGAAGAAGAGAAATAGTGCAGAGGCTAAGTATCTGGATGAGATCGCTTTAATGACTTACAACGGGAAGAAAAGATGATAAAACTACTAATAGCCGCTCTCTTTACATTAACCTCTTTAGACGCGCTGGAGACAAGCGACAAGCTCTTTGAGTGTACAGAGATATTTAAGGCAAGAAAGAGCGAACTTCTTGTTGAGCTGGAGAGAATAGATGAGCAAAAACAAGCGCTCAGTGCTCTTAAAACCGCTACCGAGGAGC from the Sulfurimonas crateris genome contains:
- a CDS encoding MFS transporter; protein product: MFKKVFPLSAILSLRFLGLFLVLPVISIYALELEGSTPLLVGIVVGGYALTQAIFQVPFGTMSDKIGRKPTLLFGLIVFLIGSIICAYSDNIYTLMIGRFLQGAGAIGSVITAMISDLVEEEIRGKAMAIMGASIALSFALAMGLGPVLGASYGVEFLFILTAVFAVLAIILLFTKVPTPPKIKHTYHATSKTSDILKDPNLLNMIVINAMQKGLMTIAFVLIPIILTSETFAWEKSDLYMAYLPAMLFGLVAMGPAAVFGEKYNKPKEIFLLSIVLFIGSFLIMGLTASSTIFVVGVVMFFIAFNMMEPLVQSMITKFAKVHQKGAALGISNSVAYFATFVGGTTAGLLLGISDRETIGISVAVVATVWLLWTLKLQNPTKYSHLFIPQDEVDLSKLQNLEQEHIAEWYINDSEKLIVVKFVSSAMDKEALKAQISK
- the rdgB gene encoding RdgB/HAM1 family non-canonical purine NTP pyrophosphatase yields the protein MKLVLATSNKGKVREIKALYKDFEVVPYSELIDEFEIVEDGKDFKENALIKARAVFKALDDEDVIVLADDSGISVDVLGGKPGIYSARYAGADATDKDNLYKLIEAIKTKGFDSSPAHYTAAIAIVTKDGEYSVHGWMYGEAMAKAVGDGGFGYDPMFIPLGYDKTLGELDDETKKSISHRAKALSLAKVILQTL
- a CDS encoding undecaprenyl-diphosphate phosphatase translates to MTIYDSIILGIIEGFTEFLPISSTGHLIVASEFLGIEQNAVNKAYEVIIQFSAILAVIFNYKDKFTIKKIDLWTKVFIAFLPLAIIGFIFSSQIKELFSINIVAIMFIVGGVIFLIVEKFFVHEDKQTIHDVEEVTLKHSLIIGIAQVFALIPGTSRAGSTIIGALLVGLSRKASAEFSFLLAFPVMGAVAAYDMLKYYQDFTEANLTVLAVGFVTSFIVAYLTIKLFLKFLEKFTFVSFGVYRIVFGVFLLLMFN
- a CDS encoding pyridoxal-phosphate-dependent aminotransferase family protein: MLLFTPGPTPVPQNVRNAMSDETMHHRTPEFEAIFEKTRKYLFNLFGSDEVVMLASSGTGAMEAAIINLCRNTLLNVNSGKFGERFGKIAVAHGLGSVEIKNEWDTPVSVEAVVEAVKANSDIDAIAVQISESAGGLRHPVESIAKAVKEINPNIMIIADGITAVGVEAIDVTNIDSLIAGSQKALMLPPGLAILGLSNAAIEKIGTGKGYYFNLATEIKSQRKNTTAWTAATTLTIGLLEILETIEKRGGLEKLYEETERRADAVKSALEVLGLHIYPKTPALSMTTIDDEEASQIRKILKTDFDVNVAGGQDHLNGKIFRINQMGLIAPYEMAWVVNSVELALAKLGRRAYDGAANRVFNEKYFKVGM
- a CDS encoding ATP phosphoribosyltransferase regulatory subunit codes for the protein MILEHEIPSGSKLYFGNSAKIKREIEKVASDILYSKGFEEIVTPIFSYHQHKSIADERELIKVNDENNNSISLRADSTIDVVRIIEKRLGRNTEHKKWFYIQSVFRYPTDEQYQIGVEFMGESKLSSVLNIAVDIFDALEVKPLVQISNMMIPKLLVSMFDELTLEDFRHLNIEKFLDLKVDWVDKLVYLQHEHQVDELLDMVPQEIKAELLKMKNLCDAISCKNSVLAPMYYAKMLYYDELFFRVIDKNEVFARGGRYKNSELSSVGFAIYTDVLIETKAK
- a CDS encoding adenylosuccinate synthase, which translates into the protein MKADLIVGIQWGDEGKGKIVDRLACEYDMVCRSQGGHNAGHTIWVDGTRYALHLIPSGVLNPKAINVIGNGVVLSPESIIKEMEQFEALEGRLFISDKAHLNLSYHAMIDQAREKLKGEKAIGTTGKGIGPAYSDKINRIGVRVGELLNPEKLCSSIMSYFEQNREIFNILKIQTPNESELLNELEGYKAKLAPFITDTTQMIWRALDEENKRVLLEGAQGTMLDIDHGTYPYVTSSSTVSAGACTGLGINAKDIGKVTGIVKAYCTRVGNGPFPSEDLGEDGKRLGKQGHEFGTTTGRARRCGWFDAVACRYASRLNGCDELALMKLDVLDGFEEVKICVAYELDGVEIDYLPQNLDDVKPIYRSFKGWEKSVGARRFEDLPQEAQEYVKVIEEITKTKVGIISTSPEREDTIIL
- a CDS encoding flagellar export protein FliJ → MKTRFTPLVKFKKNTMQKSEQFLQKANGNLNSASMALELSYRSLKDVEPPKSGKMGEMLASRVLLDSQRELINHNKEWVSFASNQVEQAKKQLKADMLEHEKFQYLEFEEIKQEMKKRNSAEAKYLDEIALMTYNGKKR